One stretch of Salvia miltiorrhiza cultivar Shanhuang (shh) unplaced genomic scaffold, IMPLAD_Smil_shh original_scaffold_453, whole genome shotgun sequence DNA includes these proteins:
- the LOC131004668 gene encoding UDP-glycosyltransferase 74F2-like, with product MEKERNSYKPHILAIPYPSQGHVNPMHQFCKRLVFKGAKATFAVTKFILKSFNPKSDSVVIDSISDGFDEGGFGQADNVSDYLTRMERAGSKTLEDLIQSYQSSNHPIDCIVYDAFLPWALEVAQKYGIKGAAFFTQACAVNYVYYYAHQGLLKLPVTAASTPVELPGLPPLDLPDLPSFIYKHGTYPAYFEMVLNQFSNLEKADFVLVNTFYKLEEKIVDSMTKVCPLLTIGPTLPSSYLDNRIANDNKYDINLFHSEPSTTIMNWLDKKAASSVVYIAFGSMDNLPKSQMEEIAWGLHHTSFHFVWVVRASDREEKIPMDFIEASLDKALFVHWSPQLEVLSHKAVGCFFSHGGWNSTTEALSSGVPMVVMPQWTDQTTDAKLVQDVWGVGVRVRVGEDGLVGREEVEGCLREVMRGKEMKMNASKWRDLAKEAVDEGGTSDIDIQNFLSKLTSLSGDQ from the exons atggagaaagagagaaattccTACAAACCACACATCTTAGCAATACCTTACCCAAGCCAAGGCCATGTTAACCCTATGCATCAATTTTGCAAGCGCCTAGTCTTCAAAGGTGCTAAAGCCACTTTTGCCGTAACCAAATTCATCCTCAAATCCTTCAACCCAAAATCCGACTCCGTCGTCATCGACTCCATATCTGATGGATTCGATGAAGGCGGTTTCGGACAGGCCGACAACGTGTCAGACTATCTGACGCGTATGGAACGGGCGGGCTCGAAAACCCTGGAGGATCTCATCCAATCATATCAAAGCTCTAACCACCCCATTGATTGCATAGTATATGATGCCTTTTTGCCTTGGGCTTTGGAAGTGGCCCAAAAATATGGTATTAAGGGAGCTGCTTTTTTCACTCAAGCTTGTGCTGTGAATTATGTGTACTATTATGCCCATCAGGGGCTGCTCAAGCTTCCCGTGACGGCCGCTTCGACTCCGGTGGAGCTGCCGGGGCTTCCGCCGCTTGATCTGCCGGACCTCCCTTCGTTCATATACAAGCATGGGACATATCCGGCCTACTTCGAGATGGTGTTGAATCAATTTTCGAATTTGGAGAAGGCTGATTTTGTGCTTGTCAATACGTTTTACAAGTTGGAAGAGAAG ATCGTGGATTCAATGACAAAAGTATGCCCACTTCTTACAATTGGGCCCACACTCCCATCCTCATACTTGGACAATCGAATTGCCAATGACAACAAATATGACATAAACCTCTTCCATTCAGAGCCTTCGACAACAATCATGAATTGGCTAGACAAGAAGGCGGCAAGCTCAGTGGTGTACATAGCATTTGGCAGCATGGACAATCTCCCCAAATCACAAATGGAAGAGATCGCATGGGGATTGCACCACACAAGCTTCCACTTCGTATGGGTGGTCAGAGCTTCAGACAGAGAGGAAAAGATCCCCATGGATTTCATTGAGGCGTCACTTGATAAGGCATTGTTTGTGCACTGGAGCCCTCAGCTGGAGGTGCTGTCTCACAAGGCTGTGGGGTGCTTCTTCTCGCATGGCGGGTGGAACTCGACGACGGAGGCGCTGAGCTCGGGGGTGCCCATGGTGGTGATGCCGCAGTGGACGGACCAGACCACGGACGCGAAGCTCGTGCAAGACGTGTGGGGCGTGGgcgttagggttagggttgggGAGGATGGGCTGGTGGGGAGAGAGGAGGTGGAGGGTTGTTTGAGGGAAGTGATGAGAGGGAAAGAGATGAAGATGAATGCTAGTAAATGGAGGGATTTGGCTAAGGAGGCCGTGGATGAGGGTGGCACTTCTGATATAGATATTCAGAACTTCCTGTCCAAGTTGACAAGTTTGAGTGGTGACCAATGA